GTGCTGGCGGATAAGACAGCGGACCCGCAGTACATAGCGGCGGACCTGCTGTCGCAGGCGGAGCACGATGTGCTGTCTTCGGCGATTCTGGTGACGGATTCCGCCGACCTTGCGGAAGCTGTGTCGCAGGAGATCGACAGGCAGCTGGCAGAGCTGCCGCGCCGCAAGATCGCTGCCGAGGCGATTGCGAAGAGTGCGATACTGCTGGTGAAGAGCTTGGCGGAAGGCGTAGAGACAGTGAACCGCATCGCGCCGGAGCACTTGGAAGTGATGGTGCAGGACCCGATCAGCCTGCTGCCTCTGCTCGAAAATGCGGGCGCGATCTTCCTCGGTTCGTACAGCACGGAACCGGTTGGAGACTACTTCGCTGGACCGAACCATGTGCTGCCGACCAATGGCACGGCGAGATTCTCATCACCGCTGAACGTGGATGATTTCTTGAAGAAACAAAGCATCATTCAATACAGTAAGACCGCGCTGCTGCGCGATGCGGAGCACATCATGACCTTGGCGAGATGCGAAGGGTTCGAGGGACACGCGCGGGCAGTGGAGATTCGAGTGAAGAAGGAAGGGGAGCAGAAGACATGACACAGCAGCTTGATCGGCAGGCGTCGATTAAACGGACGACGAGTGAGACGGATATTGAACTGACCTTCAATCTGGATGGAAGCGGCGTATGCGAGTTAGAGACGGACGTTCCGTTCTTGAACCATATGCTGGATCTATTCACGAAGCACGGGCAGTTTGACCTGAAGGTGGATGCGCGCGGCGATGTGGAGATCGATGATCACCACACTGTTGAAGATATCGGCATCTGTCTTGGACAAACGCTGCGGGAGGCACTTGGAGATAAGAGGGGCATCAAGCGCTATGCCAGCGTGTTCGTTCCGATGGATGAGGCGCTGGCGCAGGTCGTCATCGATGTCAGCAACCGGCCGCATCTGGAATACCGGGCGGAATATCCCAGTGCAACGGTGGGCAGCTTCAGCGTGGAACTGGTGAAGGAATTCCTCTGGAAATTCGCCCTTGAAGCCCGTATCACCCTGCATGTCATTGTGCACTACGGCGAGAATACGCACCATATGATCGAGGCGGTCTTCAAAGCGCTCGGCCGGGCTTTGGATGAGGCGACGCAGATCGATCCGCGGGTTAAAGGCGTGCCGTCGACGAAGGGCTTGCTCTAGGATGAAACTTACAAGACGAGATGCAAGAAATGAACGATAAAGAGATGCAAGAAATGAACGATAAATGATGGGATAACATGAGCGAGGACAAGAACGATGAGATTCAGACCATGTATCGATCTTCATGAAGGAAAGGTCAAACAGATTGTCGGCGAGACCTTGCAGCCGGATGCCGGCAAGGTGATAGAGAACTACGTATCCGAGCGTTCTCCGGCTTACTATGCGGAGATGTACCGCACCGACGGCCTGACCGGCGGGCATATCATCATGCTGGGCAAGGGGAATGAGCGGGCTGCCGAAGAGGCCCTGCGCGCTTATCCCGGCGGCATGCAGATCGGCGGCGGCATCCATGCGGACAATGCTCAGCACTATCTGGATATGGGCGCATCCCATGTGATCGTCACCTCTTATATCTTCCGAGACGGCAAGCTGAACTGGCGCAACCTTGAGAAGATCGTCGCGAAGATCGGCAAAGAGCGCTTGGTCATCGACCTCAGCTGCAAGGAACGGGACGGCAAGTATGTGGTGGTCACGAATCAGTGGCAGACTTACAGTGATTTTGAAGTGAATGCAGCTAACATCAGAGAGCTGGAAGCCTATTGCGATGAGTTTCTGATCCATGCTGTAGATGTGGAAGGCAAACGCGGGGGAATCGAGGAGAAACTTGCTGTGCAGCTGGCGGAATGGACGACGATTCCGACGACTTATGCAGGCGGCGCCAGGTCGCTTGAAGACCTCGCACGATTCCGCGAGATCACGGGCGGCAGGCTGGACATCACCATCGGCAGTGCGCTCGATATCTTCGGCGGTCAACTCTCTTATAGGGAAGTAGTCGAGTTTTGTCGAGCAGATCGCGCGGGTCATGGATTCGGCTGAAAGCAAGCGGCGGGCGGCGGGAGCTAAGCTGGGTGAAGGTGATCTAGAACCCAAAGGAGGAAATTATATGGCAGCAAAACGCATCATACCGTGTCTTGATGTGAAAGACGGCCGGGTGGTTAAGGGTGTGAATTTTGAACATCTGCGCGACGCCGGAGATCCGGTGGAACTGGCCGCACTGTATGATCAGGAAGGGGCGGATGAACTCGTCCTGCTCGATATCTCGGCTACCGTGGAAGGCCGTGCGACGATGATCGAAGTGGTACGGCAAACAGCTGCAGTGATCAAGATCCCCTTCACGGTAGGCGGCGGGATCTCCAAGGCGGAAGATATCGAAAGACTGCTGAGCGCAGGTGCGGATAAGATCGGCGTGAATACCGCCGCCGTGAAGAATCCCCAGCTGATCTCGGAAGGTGCGC
This sequence is a window from Insulibacter thermoxylanivorax. Protein-coding genes within it:
- the hisB gene encoding imidazoleglycerol-phosphate dehydratase HisB: MTQQLDRQASIKRTTSETDIELTFNLDGSGVCELETDVPFLNHMLDLFTKHGQFDLKVDARGDVEIDDHHTVEDIGICLGQTLREALGDKRGIKRYASVFVPMDEALAQVVIDVSNRPHLEYRAEYPSATVGSFSVELVKEFLWKFALEARITLHVIVHYGENTHHMIEAVFKALGRALDEATQIDPRVKGVPSTKGLL
- the hisA gene encoding phosphoribosylformimino-5-aminoimidazole carboxamide ribotide isomerase, which codes for MRFRPCIDLHEGKVKQIVGETLQPDAGKVIENYVSERSPAYYAEMYRTDGLTGGHIIMLGKGNERAAEEALRAYPGGMQIGGGIHADNAQHYLDMGASHVIVTSYIFRDGKLNWRNLEKIVAKIGKERLVIDLSCKERDGKYVVVTNQWQTYSDFEVNAANIRELEAYCDEFLIHAVDVEGKRGGIEEKLAVQLAEWTTIPTTYAGGARSLEDLARFREITGGRLDITIGSALDIFGGQLSYREVVEFCRADRAGHGFG